A part of Thermococcus sp. SY098 genomic DNA contains:
- a CDS encoding pyruvoyl-dependent arginine decarboxylase, producing MSWTTPKKAIMLAASAEGGTKLNAFDNALLKMGIGNVNLVKLSSVIPSHIEWIEKVPEIPIGMLLPTVYAHIESDEPGTTISAALGVGISEGNQGGLIYEYSGYCTKEEATEMVKRMVEEGFRTRGWKLKEFKVAAAEITVKNKPAAAVAAVVMFPY from the coding sequence ATGAGCTGGACAACTCCAAAAAAAGCGATTATGCTTGCTGCGAGTGCTGAAGGTGGGACCAAGCTGAATGCCTTTGATAATGCCCTGCTTAAAATGGGGATTGGAAATGTTAATCTTGTAAAGCTCAGCAGTGTTATTCCATCGCATATAGAGTGGATTGAAAAAGTCCCAGAGATCCCAATTGGAATGCTCCTTCCTACAGTCTATGCTCACATCGAGAGTGATGAACCCGGTACGACAATAAGTGCAGCGTTGGGTGTTGGAATAAGTGAGGGGAACCAAGGAGGGCTCATATATGAGTACAGCGGATACTGCACAAAAGAGGAGGCAACAGAGATGGTCAAGAGAATGGTGGAAGAGGGCTTTAGAACCAGAGGGTGGAAACTTAAGGAATTCAAAGTAGCAGCAGCAGAAATAACGGTGAAGAATAAGCCTGCCGCCGCTGTTGCCGCTGTGGTTATGTTCCCTTACTGA